One genomic segment of Methanothermobacter wolfeii includes these proteins:
- the mch gene encoding methenyltetrahydromethanopterin cyclohydrolase → MVSVNMEAKKIVDRMIAGADDLKINVDTLENGSTVIDCGVNVDGSIKAGELYTAVCLGGLADVGISIPGDLSEKFALPSVKVKTDFPAVSTLGAQKAGWSVSVGDFFALGSGPARALALKPSETYEEIGYRDEADTAILTLEADKLPGEDVTDMIAEECDVSAENVYVLVAPTSSLVGSIQISGRVVENGTYKMLEALHFDVNKVKYAAGIAPIAPVDPDSLRAMGKTNDAVLFGGRTYYYVESGEGDDIKSLAENLPSSASEGYGKPFYDVFKEADYDFYKIDKGMFAPAEVVINDLRTGEVFRAGFVNEELLMKSFGL, encoded by the coding sequence ATGGTAAGTGTGAACATGGAGGCAAAGAAGATCGTTGACAGAATGATAGCAGGTGCAGATGACCTTAAAATAAATGTGGACACCCTTGAGAACGGTTCCACGGTCATTGACTGCGGGGTTAACGTTGATGGAAGCATAAAGGCAGGTGAACTGTACACAGCGGTATGTCTCGGAGGCCTTGCAGACGTGGGCATATCAATTCCAGGCGACCTCTCGGAGAAGTTCGCCCTCCCATCAGTCAAGGTTAAAACAGACTTCCCTGCAGTATCAACCCTGGGTGCCCAGAAGGCAGGATGGTCAGTGAGCGTAGGGGACTTCTTCGCCCTCGGATCAGGACCAGCAAGGGCACTGGCACTCAAACCATCAGAGACCTATGAGGAGATAGGATACAGGGATGAAGCAGACACAGCCATACTCACACTGGAGGCAGACAAGCTACCAGGAGAGGATGTTACCGACATGATTGCAGAGGAATGTGATGTCTCAGCAGAGAACGTCTACGTACTGGTTGCACCAACATCATCCCTTGTTGGCTCCATACAGATATCAGGCCGTGTGGTTGAGAACGGTACCTACAAGATGCTTGAAGCCCTCCACTTCGATGTTAACAAGGTCAAATACGCTGCAGGTATAGCTCCAATAGCACCGGTAGACCCTGACAGCCTCAGGGCAATGGGTAAAACCAATGACGCCGTCCTTTTCGGTGGAAGAACCTACTACTATGTTGAATCAGGGGAAGGAGACGACATAAAGTCCCTTGCAGAGAACCTCCCATCATCAGCATCAGAGGGCTATGGTAAACCATTCTACGATGTCTTCAAGGAAGCAGACTACGACTTCTACAAGATCGACAAGGGCATGTTCGCACCCGCAGAGGTTGTTATAAACGATCTCAGGACAGGGGAAGTCTTCAGGGCAGGATTCGTTAATGAAGAACTCCTAATGAAATCCTTCGGGTTATAA
- a CDS encoding DUF1890 domain-containing protein → MKKTLILLGCPESPVQIPLALYTSHRLREKGFSVTLTANPAAIRLIQVADPEGIYTGELKDLESCLEGLSEGDYEFLVGFVPNDAAAAYLITFAGILNTRTLAVVFERDAGVLEELVDEIMDGSDAEVIAARAHHNPAPLRVRIDRFMEEL, encoded by the coding sequence ATGAAAAAAACTTTAATCTTACTTGGATGTCCTGAGTCACCTGTCCAGATCCCCCTGGCACTTTACACATCACACAGACTCAGGGAGAAGGGGTTCAGTGTTACACTCACAGCCAACCCCGCGGCGATAAGGCTAATCCAGGTGGCTGACCCAGAGGGGATATACACTGGGGAACTCAAGGACCTTGAATCCTGCCTCGAGGGATTATCTGAGGGTGACTACGAATTCCTTGTGGGATTCGTGCCCAATGATGCTGCGGCAGCATACCTCATAACCTTCGCAGGCATACTGAACACACGGACCCTGGCAGTTGTATTTGAAAGGGATGCAGGGGTCCTTGAGGAACTTGTGGATGAGATAATGGATGGCTCGGATGCAGAGGTGATAGCCGCAAGGGCGCACCACAACCCGGCTCCCCTCAGGGTTAGGATAGACAGATTCATGGAGGAACTCTGA
- a CDS encoding thymidylate synthase, protein MAYEITVDEIADGWKKLVRMIMDEGREIRDERGSLTRELMNTVVTIRKPLGKSGDFYHIPAGSPANIRVPEGYFWSGEKLEKYSQQFLSPERKGFIYTYGNRLRSYFGVDQVDEAIKRLKNCGESRRATMVTWDPVKDTGSDEVPCMILVDFKLRDGKLHTTALWRSHDIYGAWFPNAVGLAYLADYVASGVGAGVGPITIHSISAHIYEVNFKEAEEVI, encoded by the coding sequence ATGGCCTATGAGATAACGGTTGATGAGATTGCAGATGGATGGAAGAAACTGGTAAGGATGATAATGGATGAGGGAAGGGAGATAAGGGATGAGAGAGGATCCCTTACAAGGGAACTCATGAATACGGTTGTAACCATAAGAAAACCCCTCGGCAAATCCGGGGACTTCTACCACATCCCTGCAGGTTCACCTGCAAATATAAGGGTCCCTGAGGGTTACTTCTGGAGCGGTGAAAAGCTCGAGAAGTACTCCCAGCAGTTCCTGTCACCTGAAAGGAAGGGATTCATATACACCTATGGCAACCGCCTCAGATCCTACTTCGGAGTGGACCAGGTTGACGAGGCAATAAAGAGGCTTAAAAACTGTGGAGAGTCAAGGAGGGCCACCATGGTAACATGGGACCCTGTAAAGGACACGGGATCCGATGAGGTCCCCTGCATGATCCTCGTTGACTTCAAGTTAAGGGATGGTAAGCTCCATACCACGGCCCTCTGGCGAAGCCATGACATCTACGGTGCATGGTTCCCCAACGCAGTTGGACTGGCATACCTTGCAGATTACGTTGCATCCGGGGTCGGTGCCGGGGTCGGCCCCATAACAATACATTCAATTAGCGCTCATATATATGAGGTTAACTTCAAAGAAGCAGAAGAGGTGATTTAA
- a CDS encoding methionine synthase, with amino-acid sequence MGLEDKLITTVVGSYPAVPRGPRTLMEKIRNITGSYDPFRPAVRTAVEDQVRAGIDIISDGQVRGDMVGYFAREIGGMMIEDGVPVIFSRITPPSHPIGADDLIYASKILRKLRRDESGGVKGIVTGPSTMVHASRIEGFYDTHGRERAVMDMAEALRYEAMSLEAAGACMIQIDEPFLSTGMVDMKTARRAVNHIADSLEVEVALHVCGDVRGVLGDLLRFRVDLIDLEFAGNPSNIEVLADKWRGDKKLGLGCVDTRTERIEPVDEIRNIIRRGADIAGEENLHVDPDCGMRKLSRDAALNKLRNMVKAASM; translated from the coding sequence ATGGGGTTGGAGGATAAACTGATCACAACGGTCGTTGGAAGTTACCCTGCGGTTCCCAGGGGACCGCGGACCCTGATGGAGAAGATAAGAAACATAACAGGGTCCTATGACCCCTTCAGGCCCGCGGTGAGGACCGCAGTTGAGGACCAGGTCAGGGCTGGCATCGATATAATCTCTGATGGACAGGTACGCGGGGATATGGTCGGATACTTCGCAAGGGAAATAGGGGGCATGATGATAGAGGACGGAGTCCCGGTCATATTCTCAAGGATAACACCACCATCACACCCCATAGGTGCCGATGACCTCATATACGCATCAAAAATCTTAAGAAAACTTAGAAGGGATGAATCAGGTGGTGTTAAGGGTATAGTGACAGGCCCATCAACCATGGTCCATGCATCAAGGATAGAGGGATTCTACGACACTCATGGAAGAGAAAGGGCAGTAATGGACATGGCGGAGGCCCTCAGGTATGAGGCCATGAGCCTTGAAGCCGCAGGCGCATGCATGATACAGATAGATGAACCCTTCCTATCAACAGGGATGGTTGATATGAAAACCGCCAGGAGGGCCGTTAACCACATAGCAGACTCCCTGGAGGTTGAAGTAGCCCTCCACGTCTGCGGAGATGTAAGGGGAGTCCTTGGGGATCTTCTGAGATTCAGGGTGGATCTTATAGACCTTGAATTCGCAGGAAACCCATCCAACATTGAAGTCCTGGCCGATAAATGGAGGGGTGATAAAAAACTTGGCCTTGGATGTGTTGATACAAGGACAGAGAGGATTGAACCGGTGGATGAGATAAGGAACATTATAAGGAGGGGTGCCGATATAGCTGGAGAGGAGAACCTCCATGTGGATCCTGACTGCGGGATGAGAAAACTCTCAAGGGACGCGGCACTCAACAAACTTAGAAACATGGTGAAGGCGGCTTCCATGTGA
- a CDS encoding valine--tRNA ligase, which translates to MTDNQIPKDYDHKNEAKWQRKWQEDDIYRFVGSGTKPRYIIDTPPPYPTGSIHMGHVLNWVYMDIIARFKRMRGFDVLFPQGWDCHGLPTEVKVEETHNIRKSDIPRDEFRRLCVELTQENIATMKEQMQRMGFSQDWNREFITMTPEYMRKTQLSFLKMYREGLIYQGVHPVNWCPRCETAIAFAEVEYTENETNLNYVRFPVDGADEDIMIATTRPELMAACVAVVVHPDDERFTGFEGRSIEVPIFGQKVKLIKDPDVDPEFGTGAVMVCTFGDKTDVSWVNRHGLDVIEAIDERGYMTEAAGKYQGLTIAECKEKIVEDLEREGFLVKKEPVKQNVGTCWRCKTPIEILVKKQWFVAVKKLIPLVREAADEMKWIPEHMKTRLLNWTGSMDWDWCISRQRIFATPIPVWYCTRCGRVHAASEDMLPVDPTREKPEMVCECGSTEFEGEEDVLDTWMDSSISPLAVAGWPDPSFRELFPADLRPQGHDIIRTWAFYTILRCMALTGEKPFSEIVINGMVFGEDGHKMSKSRGNVIAPEEVLEDYGADALRLWAAGSVPGSDVPFAWKDVKYGYKFLRKFWNAFRFISIHLRENRDDARPGPLDRWILSRLMGLVGDVTGYLEDYNFAPAVNRIQSFIWHDFCDEYIEAVKHRLYSDDDPESKRAAQNTLRTVLETCLKLLAPVTPHFTEEVNQHINEGSIHLSEWPEYAEELVDPEIEASGDLAVEVIGEIRRFKSSSKMPLNSPLKSATIYTEDDGVSGMLEPFLEDIAGTMNIAEIKLEEGRPEITERAVELTPRMDRIGPEFRSEAPAIISYLTGADTQEIYEELKRNGEVDINGNRVTMEHVAFRKEVIGTGGERVDVLSMDQQGIIIEIVR; encoded by the coding sequence ATGACCGATAATCAGATTCCAAAGGATTACGACCATAAAAACGAGGCTAAATGGCAGAGGAAATGGCAGGAAGATGACATCTACCGTTTCGTGGGGTCAGGGACAAAACCGAGGTACATAATAGACACACCACCACCGTACCCTACGGGTTCAATTCACATGGGCCACGTCCTCAACTGGGTCTACATGGACATAATAGCACGTTTCAAGAGGATGCGGGGCTTTGATGTCCTCTTCCCCCAGGGATGGGACTGTCACGGCCTCCCCACAGAGGTTAAGGTTGAGGAGACCCACAATATAAGGAAGAGCGACATACCCAGGGATGAGTTCAGGAGGCTCTGCGTTGAGCTCACACAGGAAAACATAGCGACGATGAAGGAGCAGATGCAGCGCATGGGCTTCAGCCAGGACTGGAACCGTGAATTCATCACCATGACCCCCGAGTACATGAGGAAGACCCAGCTATCATTCCTTAAGATGTACAGGGAGGGACTCATATACCAGGGCGTCCACCCTGTTAACTGGTGCCCCCGCTGCGAAACAGCAATAGCCTTTGCAGAGGTTGAATACACAGAAAACGAGACAAACCTCAACTATGTCAGGTTCCCTGTTGATGGTGCAGATGAGGATATAATGATAGCAACAACAAGGCCAGAACTCATGGCAGCATGCGTGGCCGTTGTTGTACACCCCGATGATGAGAGGTTCACAGGATTTGAGGGCAGATCCATAGAGGTGCCCATCTTCGGACAGAAGGTTAAACTCATAAAGGACCCTGATGTGGATCCCGAGTTCGGTACAGGGGCTGTCATGGTATGTACCTTCGGGGATAAAACGGACGTATCATGGGTCAACCGGCACGGCCTCGATGTTATAGAGGCCATAGATGAAAGGGGCTACATGACAGAAGCCGCAGGGAAATATCAGGGCTTAACCATAGCCGAATGTAAGGAGAAGATAGTTGAGGACCTTGAAAGGGAAGGCTTCCTTGTGAAGAAGGAACCCGTGAAACAGAATGTGGGGACCTGCTGGAGGTGCAAGACCCCCATAGAGATCCTTGTCAAGAAGCAGTGGTTCGTTGCAGTCAAAAAACTCATACCACTGGTGAGAGAGGCTGCAGATGAGATGAAATGGATACCTGAACACATGAAGACAAGGCTCCTTAACTGGACTGGTTCCATGGACTGGGACTGGTGCATCTCAAGGCAGAGGATCTTCGCAACACCAATACCAGTATGGTACTGCACCCGGTGCGGAAGGGTCCATGCTGCCAGTGAGGACATGCTGCCAGTGGACCCTACAAGGGAAAAACCTGAAATGGTCTGTGAATGCGGATCCACAGAATTTGAGGGGGAGGAGGATGTCCTTGACACCTGGATGGACAGCTCCATCTCACCCCTTGCAGTGGCAGGCTGGCCCGACCCATCCTTCAGGGAACTCTTCCCGGCAGACCTCAGACCCCAGGGACATGATATAATCAGGACATGGGCATTCTACACCATACTCAGATGTATGGCACTTACAGGTGAGAAGCCCTTCAGTGAGATAGTTATAAACGGTATGGTCTTCGGTGAGGACGGCCACAAGATGAGCAAATCAAGGGGTAACGTGATAGCACCCGAGGAGGTCCTTGAGGATTACGGTGCAGACGCACTGCGCCTCTGGGCTGCAGGGAGCGTCCCTGGCTCAGATGTTCCCTTCGCATGGAAGGATGTTAAATACGGCTACAAGTTCCTGAGGAAGTTCTGGAACGCCTTCAGATTCATAAGCATACACCTCAGGGAAAACAGGGATGATGCAAGGCCAGGCCCCCTTGACAGGTGGATACTATCCAGACTCATGGGCCTTGTAGGGGATGTTACAGGTTACCTCGAAGACTACAACTTCGCCCCGGCGGTTAACAGGATACAGTCCTTCATCTGGCATGACTTCTGTGATGAGTACATAGAGGCCGTCAAGCACAGACTCTACTCAGATGACGACCCTGAATCAAAGAGGGCGGCCCAGAACACCCTGAGGACGGTCCTTGAAACCTGCCTGAAGCTCCTGGCACCAGTAACACCCCACTTCACAGAGGAGGTCAACCAGCATATCAACGAGGGTTCGATCCACCTCTCAGAGTGGCCCGAGTACGCGGAGGAACTCGTTGACCCTGAAATTGAAGCCAGCGGCGACCTGGCGGTTGAGGTTATAGGTGAGATAAGGAGGTTCAAATCATCATCCAAGATGCCCCTCAACAGTCCCCTGAAATCAGCCACCATCTACACCGAGGATGATGGGGTATCAGGGATGCTTGAACCCTTCCTCGAGGACATCGCAGGGACAATGAACATCGCCGAGATAAAACTTGAAGAGGGAAGGCCTGAGATAACTGAGAGGGCAGTTGAACTCACACCCCGAATGGATAGGATAGGACCCGAGTTCAGGTCGGAGGCCCCTGCAATAATATCCTACCTCACCGGGGCAGACACCCAGGAGATCTATGAGGAACTTAAGAGAAATGGTGAAGTTGATATTAATGGAAACAGGGTCACCATGGAGCATGTGGCCTTCAGGAAGGAGGTTATAGGCACCGGAGGGGAAAGGGTGGATGTCCTCAGCATGGACCAACAGGGGATCATCATAGAGATAGTCAGATAA
- the pheT gene encoding phenylalanine--tRNA ligase subunit beta — translation MPVITFDYEDLKELGIDIDKEKLIEVLPMMGSDIEDFDDEGVKVEFFPNRPDLLSVEGVARSLRGFLGIEKGMPEYEVRDSGLEVTVDETVLGVRPYIGMAVIDGVRFNDKKLKQVMEFQEDLHWVIGRDRKKVAIGIHDLDAVRGPFTYQGVEPEAVSFTPLDSVCEMTPREILEEHPKGVKYAHLLREHERYPLITDSRGNVLSIPPIINGELTKLTEKTERILVDVTGTDERAVQQTLNIICTSFAEAGGSIKSVTIKRPDGEFRAPDLSPKNMTVSVERASRLTGLELDPETVRELLMKARMDAEIVSEDEVLASIPAYRVEVLHEVDLVENIAVQYCIGRIEPELPEIATIAEEDSWNRADEFIREVMIGLGFQEVMSLMLTNEENHYSKMRLEVDERVEVAQPISQDRTMLRKSLLNGLLEFFEDNKHEDLPQRIFEVGDVVYPDPEMETGTRVVKKLACAVTHSSAGFTEMKSIAAAVVENLGYEFRIEAMDHPSFIGGRCASIESRGESSSITGFFGEIHPEVLEGFGLEYPVIALEIEFREN, via the coding sequence ATGCCAGTTATAACATTTGATTATGAGGATCTGAAGGAACTGGGCATTGATATTGATAAAGAGAAACTCATAGAGGTCCTCCCTATGATGGGGAGTGACATTGAGGACTTTGATGATGAAGGTGTTAAGGTTGAGTTCTTCCCGAACAGACCGGACCTCCTCTCTGTTGAGGGTGTTGCAAGGAGCCTCAGGGGGTTCCTGGGTATTGAGAAGGGGATGCCTGAGTATGAGGTCAGGGACTCGGGCCTTGAGGTCACCGTGGATGAAACCGTCCTTGGGGTGAGGCCGTACATTGGAATGGCAGTCATTGACGGCGTTAGATTCAATGATAAAAAACTGAAACAGGTCATGGAGTTCCAGGAGGACCTCCACTGGGTTATAGGAAGGGACCGTAAGAAGGTCGCCATAGGCATCCATGACCTTGACGCTGTCAGGGGCCCCTTCACCTATCAGGGTGTGGAACCTGAGGCTGTCTCCTTCACGCCGCTGGACAGTGTATGTGAGATGACACCCAGGGAGATACTGGAGGAACACCCCAAGGGTGTTAAGTACGCGCACCTCCTTAGGGAACATGAAAGGTACCCCCTTATAACGGACTCCCGTGGCAATGTCCTTTCCATACCCCCCATAATCAACGGTGAACTCACCAAGCTCACCGAGAAAACGGAAAGGATACTGGTGGATGTTACGGGTACTGATGAAAGGGCTGTGCAGCAGACCCTCAACATCATATGCACCTCCTTTGCAGAGGCAGGGGGGAGCATAAAATCTGTCACCATAAAACGCCCCGACGGTGAATTCAGGGCCCCTGACCTTTCACCAAAAAATATGACCGTCTCGGTGGAAAGGGCCAGCAGGCTCACAGGCCTTGAACTGGACCCTGAAACCGTCAGGGAACTCCTGATGAAGGCCCGTATGGATGCAGAGATTGTCTCTGAGGATGAGGTACTTGCATCCATCCCCGCCTACAGGGTTGAAGTCCTCCATGAAGTGGACCTTGTTGAGAACATTGCAGTACAGTACTGTATCGGGAGGATTGAACCTGAACTGCCAGAGATCGCCACCATTGCAGAGGAGGATAGCTGGAACCGGGCCGATGAATTCATAAGGGAGGTTATGATAGGCCTGGGATTCCAGGAGGTCATGAGCCTCATGCTCACAAATGAGGAGAACCACTACAGTAAGATGAGGCTTGAGGTGGATGAAAGGGTTGAGGTGGCCCAGCCAATATCACAGGACAGGACCATGCTCAGGAAGAGTCTTCTGAATGGTCTGCTGGAGTTCTTTGAGGATAACAAGCATGAGGATCTCCCCCAGAGGATATTTGAGGTGGGTGATGTTGTCTACCCTGACCCTGAGATGGAGACCGGGACTAGGGTTGTGAAGAAGCTTGCATGTGCGGTAACCCATTCCAGTGCAGGTTTCACCGAGATGAAATCAATTGCAGCCGCTGTGGTTGAAAACCTTGGATATGAGTTCAGGATAGAGGCCATGGATCATCCATCCTTCATAGGGGGCCGGTGCGCCTCCATTGAATCCAGGGGTGAATCATCATCAATAACAGGATTCTTCGGTGAAATACACCCCGAGGTCCTTGAAGGCTTCGGCCTCGAGTACCCTGTCATCGCCCTTGAAATAGAGTTCAGGGAAAACTGA
- a CDS encoding DUF1894 domain-containing protein, giving the protein MSFCIETYLQQSEDYEIHLSRAGFRECARLIEEKAKTVIHIKPGEKILGARIIGIPPVPIGIDTGRSTVMMPYTKPCYGTAVIEVPVDEDEIRKILQMGEKE; this is encoded by the coding sequence ATGTCATTCTGCATAGAGACCTACCTGCAGCAGTCCGAGGACTACGAGATACACCTCTCAAGGGCTGGATTCAGGGAATGCGCAAGACTCATCGAGGAGAAGGCGAAGACAGTTATACACATAAAACCCGGTGAAAAGATCCTCGGCGCAAGGATAATAGGCATACCCCCGGTCCCCATAGGCATAGACACTGGAAGGTCAACGGTGATGATGCCATACACCAAGCCATGCTATGGAACCGCGGTTATCGAGGTACCCGTGGATGAGGATGAAATCAGGAAGATACTCCAGATGGGAGAGAAGGAATAA
- a CDS encoding DUF362 domain-containing protein has translation MKPISISRCTSYDPDEVETAIRECLQLLGGAGRFASRGDRVLLKPNMLMAATPERHVTTHPAVVEATARVFIDTGAEVRIGDSPGGSFRNIERFWRATGMLDVAGRLDIELVNFEASGSYIIQGYPVSRPVIDSDVVVNLPKIKTHSMTIFTCAVKNMYGAVPGFRKAEYHREHPRPSDFAERLLEIYRITAPSITLVDGITGMEGNGPSGGTPRDIGLILGSEDAMALDVYIPWILGMDPERIPVNAAARRMGHHRDPDDVEVLGHEPERIEDFRWPSNIYYTLDLLPSGLARALMRLWWSRPAIDPDKCRNCNLCVESCPVDALSPGVIIPEFDYGECINCLCCMEVCPHAAFYQDKSLLYRLTGRFSGILK, from the coding sequence ATGAAGCCCATCTCCATATCCCGGTGCACCTCCTATGACCCTGATGAGGTGGAGACGGCAATCAGGGAATGCCTCCAACTCCTGGGCGGAGCAGGAAGGTTTGCATCAAGGGGGGACAGGGTACTGCTCAAACCAAACATGCTGATGGCGGCAACGCCTGAGAGGCATGTTACAACACACCCAGCAGTCGTTGAGGCCACGGCCAGGGTCTTCATTGATACCGGTGCAGAGGTCAGAATTGGTGACAGTCCAGGAGGATCCTTCAGGAACATAGAGAGGTTCTGGAGGGCCACCGGAATGCTGGATGTTGCAGGGCGGCTTGATATTGAACTTGTGAACTTCGAGGCTTCAGGTTCATACATCATCCAGGGCTACCCGGTATCAAGGCCCGTCATTGACAGTGATGTGGTGGTGAACCTCCCCAAGATAAAGACCCACAGCATGACCATCTTCACATGTGCGGTTAAGAACATGTACGGCGCCGTCCCTGGATTCAGAAAGGCGGAATACCACAGGGAACACCCAAGGCCCTCTGATTTCGCTGAGAGGCTCCTTGAGATCTACAGGATCACGGCACCGTCCATCACCCTCGTTGATGGGATAACAGGCATGGAGGGTAACGGGCCATCAGGCGGAACACCCAGGGATATAGGCCTTATACTCGGATCAGAGGATGCCATGGCCCTTGATGTCTACATACCATGGATACTGGGGATGGATCCTGAAAGGATACCTGTTAATGCAGCGGCCAGGAGGATGGGTCATCACAGGGACCCTGATGACGTGGAGGTCCTTGGTCATGAACCAGAAAGGATTGAAGATTTCAGATGGCCATCAAACATTTACTACACACTTGACCTCCTTCCCTCGGGACTTGCAAGGGCCCTTATGAGGTTATGGTGGTCAAGACCAGCCATAGACCCTGATAAATGCAGAAACTGTAACCTGTGTGTTGAGAGCTGTCCGGTGGATGCATTAAGTCCTGGGGTGATAATCCCAGAGTTTGATTACGGTGAATGCATCAACTGCCTATGCTGTATGGAGGTCTGTCCCCATGCAGCATTCTATCAGGATAAGAGCTTACTCTACAGGCTCACAGGAAGGTTCTCAGGGATACTTAAATAG
- a CDS encoding secondary thiamine-phosphate synthase enzyme YjbQ, translating to MEFYTEEIPLRTSKRLELIDVTSRVSEVLKSSGIGNGILNVFSRHSTSAIFINENETRLTGDVESILKTLVPEDSSYGHNIIDNNADSHLRAVLLGGSQTVPVINGSLDLGTWQSIFFAEFDGPRNRKIRVSVAGKPME from the coding sequence ATGGAATTCTATACAGAGGAAATTCCCTTAAGGACATCAAAGAGGCTTGAACTCATTGACGTAACATCAAGGGTCTCTGAGGTTCTTAAGTCATCCGGAATAGGAAACGGAATATTGAATGTGTTCTCAAGGCATTCAACATCAGCCATATTCATAAATGAGAATGAGACACGGCTTACCGGTGATGTTGAGTCCATACTCAAAACACTTGTCCCGGAGGATTCATCCTATGGACATAACATCATTGATAACAATGCAGATTCTCATCTGAGGGCGGTGCTCCTTGGAGGAAGCCAGACAGTACCTGTTATCAATGGATCACTGGATCTTGGCACATGGCAGAGCATATTCTTCGCTGAATTTGACGGACCCCGGAACCGGAAGATCAGGGTCTCGGTTGCAGGTAAACCAATGGAATAA
- the aroA gene encoding 3-phosphoshikimate 1-carboxyvinyltransferase gives MDLIVERSEGLSGTVKAPPSKSYTHRAVIVASLAEGRSMIADPLVSEDTLSSLRACRAFGVRIHEEAQGWVVHGSGGALETPEDVIDVGNSGTTLRIMTSVAGLAENYTVFTGDESLRKRPMQPLLDALRPLGVTAVSSRMNGLPPIIVRGGFRGGETSIDGRVSSQFISSILIAAPLSGGVELSVEGEFISRPYVDMTLDVMGRFSVPVSYSDGIFTVEPSVYRAVDYTVEGDYSSASYLAGAAAVAGGEVRIQNLFRDSKQGDMLILDILEDMGADVRRGDDHAVVSSTGELEGVSVDLHNAPDLLPTVAVLGAIAEGRTEIRGVEHARYKETDRIGTCAAELKALGLQVRELKDGMIIQGDITGKTVKSHGDHRLAMAFTLIGLRRGIRIKDGDVFSVSFPDFIEKMNSLGCRLRLAEL, from the coding sequence ATGGATCTTATAGTTGAAAGGTCAGAGGGTCTTTCAGGGACTGTTAAGGCACCCCCATCAAAGAGTTACACCCACAGGGCTGTTATAGTAGCATCCCTTGCCGAGGGCCGGTCCATGATAGCCGATCCCCTGGTATCTGAGGACACCCTCTCATCCCTGAGGGCGTGCAGGGCCTTCGGTGTCCGGATCCATGAGGAGGCCCAAGGATGGGTGGTTCATGGGAGCGGGGGCGCCCTTGAAACCCCCGAGGATGTGATTGATGTGGGGAACTCAGGGACAACCCTCCGTATAATGACCTCGGTGGCAGGCCTTGCAGAGAACTACACCGTCTTCACAGGGGATGAATCACTGAGAAAGAGGCCCATGCAGCCATTACTGGATGCCCTCCGCCCCCTGGGCGTCACTGCAGTGTCCTCAAGGATGAACGGACTCCCCCCTATAATAGTCAGGGGAGGCTTCAGGGGCGGTGAAACCTCAATTGATGGCCGTGTGAGCTCACAGTTCATATCATCCATACTGATTGCAGCACCCCTATCAGGGGGTGTTGAACTCTCTGTTGAGGGGGAGTTCATATCCAGGCCCTACGTTGACATGACATTGGATGTTATGGGGAGGTTCTCTGTCCCTGTAAGCTACTCTGATGGCATCTTCACCGTGGAACCATCGGTCTACAGGGCAGTGGATTACACGGTTGAGGGTGACTACTCATCTGCATCCTACCTTGCAGGTGCGGCTGCCGTTGCAGGAGGAGAAGTAAGGATACAGAACCTCTTCAGGGATTCAAAACAGGGAGACATGCTGATACTGGACATCCTTGAGGATATGGGTGCCGATGTGAGGAGGGGAGATGACCATGCTGTGGTTTCATCCACAGGTGAACTTGAGGGTGTCAGCGTAGACCTCCACAACGCCCCTGACCTCCTACCCACGGTGGCGGTCCTCGGCGCCATTGCAGAGGGCAGGACTGAGATAAGGGGTGTTGAGCATGCAAGGTACAAGGAGACGGACCGTATAGGGACATGCGCGGCTGAACTCAAAGCCCTCGGGCTCCAGGTCAGAGAACTTAAGGACGGCATGATAATCCAGGGTGATATCACGGGAAAAACAGTTAAATCCCATGGAGACCACCGCCTTGCAATGGCATTCACCCTCATAGGCCTCAGGAGGGGTATAAGGATAAAGGATGGTGATGTTTTCAGCGTATCATTCCCTGACTTCATTGAGAAGATGAACTCACTTGGCTGCAGGTTAAGGTTAGCTGAGCTTTAA